A stretch of Primulina tabacum isolate GXHZ01 chromosome 13, ASM2559414v2, whole genome shotgun sequence DNA encodes these proteins:
- the LOC142522810 gene encoding protein VASCULATURE COMPLEXITY AND CONNECTIVITY-like — protein sequence MSKLVGIFACFLIVALDVTAGILGIKAEAAQNQEKHLRLWIFECKEPSHDAYILGLWAASLLGIAHVLANLLGGCNVCTQEEFQKASPSKQLSVVCLIFTWIILAVGLSMLVIGIISNNKSRESCGFTHLHFLSIGGILCVVHALFSVAYYVTSTSTLPA from the exons ATGAGTAAACTGGTTGGCATCTTTGCATGTTTCTTGATTGTGGCATTGGATGTCACTGCTGGAATTCTTGGAATCAAAGCTGAAGCTGCTCAAAACCAG GAAAAACATTTGAGGCTGTGGATATTTGAGTGTAAAGAGCCAAGTCATGATGCATACATTCTTGGATTATGGGCCGCATCCCTTCTAGGAATAGCTCATGTTCTTGCAAATTTGCTGGGAGGCTGTAATGTCTGCACTCAAGAAGAGTTTCAAAAGGCATCTCCAAGCAAGCAGTTGTCTGTGGTCTGCCTGATTTTTACATG GATCATCCTGGCCGTAGGATTGTCAATGCTGGTGATCGGAATAATCTCGAACAACAAATCTAGGGAATCATGTGGTTTCACTCACCTCCATTTCTTGTCAATTGGAGGGATATTGTGTGTGGTACATGCCCTGTTCTCTGTTGCATATTATGTTACTTCCACTTCTACCCTCCCTGCATAG
- the LOC142522887 gene encoding STOREKEEPER protein-like codes for MAPKSLSNPQSSKQGEKLEGERGDERESEDEEEEEGSSGEEAEDSSEEEDQEKEREILPKSIAQHNGSDSEPESDDSPSAYKMEPTPKTSVPASKRKNQEISNGDNFSKSCKKTKSEEKKSDSVVSSIPGVSGCITRLWSDNDEVALLDGMVDFKKSKNTDFGGAFYDTIKGKLQVDFSREQLRTKISRIKKRFLNALKKGRNGLDPVFSKPHDVMVFELSKKIWGGEIGNKNDSSEGVEEKSKKDSMKEKKIVWDEEERVKNEDDGDEGSIWSKYEFFSSSFDNLVGKFPSLEMSDSGMSLVKEKLSFIGNAKAKELNEKWKQMLVEETELHYRMLSLMREQFKLAFDQ; via the coding sequence ATGGCACCCAAATCCCTCTCTAATCCTCAATCTTCGAAACAGGGAGAAAAATTGGAGGGAGAAAGAGGTGATGAACGAGAATCCGAAGACGAGGAGGAAGAAGAAGGTTCTTCTGGTGAAGAAGCTGAAGACTCATCTGaagaagaagatcaagaaaaagaaCGCGAAATTCTACCAAAATCCATAGCCCAGCATAATGGGTCGGACTCTGAACCCGAATCCGACGATTCGCCTTCTGCCTACAAGATGGAGCCAACACCCAAGACTTCAGTCCCCGCATCAAAACGCAAGAATCAAGAGATCAGTAACGGTGATAATTTTTCCAAAAGCTGTAAGAAGACTAAATCCGAGGAGAAAAAGTCTGATTCTGTTGTTTCATCTATCCCTGGGGTTAGTGGTTGTATCACCAGGTTGTGGAGTGATAATGATGAGGTTGCTTTGTTGGATGGTATGGTTGACTTTAAGAAATCCAAAAATACGGATTTTGGTGGGGCGTTTTATGACACCATCAAGGGAAAATTGCAGGTTGATTTTTCAAGGGAACAACTTCGTACTAAGATCAGCAGGATTAAAAAGAGGTTCTTGAATGCGCTTAAGAAAGGACGGAATGGTTTGGACCCTGTATTTTCCAAGCCACACGATGTAATGGTATTTGAACTCTCTAAGAAAATTTGGGGTGGCGAGATTGGCAATAAGAATGATTCTAGCGAAGGGGTTGAGGAGAAATCGAAGAAAGACTCCatgaaagagaaaaaaattgtgTGGGACGAGGAAGAGAGAGTAAAAAATGAAGATGATGGTGATGAAGGTTCAATATGGTCCAAGTACGAATTTTTTAGCTCTTCTTTTGATAATTTGGTAGGAAAGTTTCCCTCTTTGGAGATGTCTGACTCTGGAATGAGTCTGGTGAAGGAGAAGTTGAGTTTCATTGGAAATGCGAAGGCCAAGGAATTGAATGAGAAGTGGAAGCAAATGCTTGTGGAGGAGACCGAGCTCCATTATAggatgttgtctttgatgaggGAACAATTTAAATTGGCGTTCGATCAATGA
- the LOC142522992 gene encoding uncharacterized protein LOC142522992 isoform X2, with product MRYYEPAVEKINTVLEAGVYQQFLTSAIQRVKLSKAKLLGNKLVHQANENMETAAAPMEDTAPSVARNTINHSGMSSGKDDDEGRTMGPNLSLSFIEAVVNPNLGTTTN from the exons GTACTATGAACCAGCTGTGGAGAAGATAAACACAGTCCTTGAAGCTGGAGTGTATCAGCAGTTCCTTACAAGCGCCATCCAGCGTGTGAAACTCTCCAAA GCCAAATTGCTTGGCAACAAACTTGTGCATCAAGCGAATGAAAACATGGag ACAGCCGCAGCCCCGATGGAGGATACCGCACCTTCAGTTGCTCGTAACACTATAAACCATAGCGG GATGAGTTCAGGAAAGGATGACGATGAGGGTCGAACAATGGGGCCTAACCTGAGCCTGAGTTTTATTGAAGCTGTGGTTAACCCTAATTTGGGCACAACTACTAATTAA
- the LOC142522992 gene encoding uncharacterized protein LOC142522992 isoform X1, whose amino-acid sequence MRYYEPAVEKINTVLEAGVYQQFLTSAIQRVKLSKAKLLGNKLVHQANENMELQTAAAPMEDTAPSVARNTINHSGMSSGKDDDEGRTMGPNLSLSFIEAVVNPNLGTTTN is encoded by the exons GTACTATGAACCAGCTGTGGAGAAGATAAACACAGTCCTTGAAGCTGGAGTGTATCAGCAGTTCCTTACAAGCGCCATCCAGCGTGTGAAACTCTCCAAA GCCAAATTGCTTGGCAACAAACTTGTGCATCAAGCGAATGAAAACATGGag CTGCAGACAGCCGCAGCCCCGATGGAGGATACCGCACCTTCAGTTGCTCGTAACACTATAAACCATAGCGG GATGAGTTCAGGAAAGGATGACGATGAGGGTCGAACAATGGGGCCTAACCTGAGCCTGAGTTTTATTGAAGCTGTGGTTAACCCTAATTTGGGCACAACTACTAATTAA